The bacterium genome includes a window with the following:
- a CDS encoding type II toxin-antitoxin system RelB/DinJ family antitoxin, giving the protein MTTLNIRIEEKTKKAASKVLRDVGLDLSSGVKIFLHQVALEKGLPFTPTKNMASIAAKWDKEVADALKKGKVYSARDALKGL; this is encoded by the coding sequence ATGACTACGCTTAACATTCGGATCGAAGAGAAAACCAAGAAAGCGGCAAGCAAGGTATTGCGTGATGTCGGTCTCGATTTGTCATCGGGTGTGAAAATATTTCTCCATCAGGTCGCTCTTGAAAAAGGATTGCCATTCACTCCTACGAAAAACATGGCTTCGATAGCAGCGAAATGGGACAAGGAAGTTGCTGATGCTCTGAAGAAGGGGAAAGTGTATAGCGCGCGCGATGCGTTGAAGGGGCTATAA
- a CDS encoding type I restriction endonuclease subunit R yields MSVNNKYNLVAENAQSTVVAEYTPDKNRAEHYQSEAELERAFIEQLESQAYGCLPITSEDDLIANLRTQLEKLNDYIFTDKEWERFFKGEIANPNQSIEEKTATIQEDYIKNLTRDDGSTKNIYLLRKDNVHDNTLQVINQYATEDGARANRYDVTILVNGLPLVHIELKRRGVAIQEAFNQINRYQRESFWAASGLYEYIQLFVISNGTHTKYYSNTTRWQHIKEANEGAAKRGKRSSSSFEFTSWWADATNKPIADLMDFAKTFFAKHTLLNVLTRYCVFTTDHQLLVMRPYQIVATERILNRIEVSTNYKKLGTVEAGGYIWHTTGSGKTLTSFKAAQLASKLSYIDKVLFIVDRKDLDYQTMREYDKFEKGAANSNTSTSILKKQLEDSKARIIVTTIQKLDRFIARNSGHTIFDGHVALIFDECHRSQFGDMHAAITKAFNNYHLFGFTGTPIFAANASSGGRPDLKTTEQAFGTKLHTYTIVDAIADKNVLPFKVDYVSTIREAEDIEDKQVSGIDREAALASPERLENIVRYIREHFDQKTKRNSFYKLKDRRLAGFNSIFAVSSIDVAKKYYAEFKKQLADVPSDKKLKVATIFSFGVNDEDADGMVDENSEDTSGLDASSREFLESAIADYNAMFGTSYDTSSDKFQNYYKDVSERVKSREIDILIVVNMFLTGFDATTLNTLWVDKNLRLHGLLQAYSRTNRILNSVKTFGNIVCFRNLEKATNEAIALFGDKEASGIVLLKAYEDYYNGYTERNKEVRGYKSLVDELLEKFPVGERIMGEQSQKDFIKLYGAVLRLRNILVTFDQFTGNEILSARDLQDYHSMYIDLYNEFRTSIDKEKENINDDLVFEMELIKQIEINIDYILALIKKYHEDHTKNKELLIDINKAIDSSVELRNKKDLINKFISSLDANSVVDEDWQKYVEEKKVEELDQIIKDENLDPDATYNFVQNAFRDGAVAITGTALTKVLPPVSRFSPSGERSRKRDSVLNKLTSFFERFIGISEGSILRR; encoded by the coding sequence ATGTCAGTTAATAACAAATACAATTTAGTTGCCGAGAACGCGCAGAGCACCGTCGTAGCTGAATACACGCCGGACAAGAACCGCGCGGAACACTATCAGAGCGAAGCGGAGCTTGAACGTGCGTTTATCGAGCAGCTCGAATCCCAGGCCTATGGTTGCCTCCCCATCACAAGCGAAGACGACCTCATTGCAAACCTCCGCACCCAGCTTGAGAAGCTCAACGATTACATCTTTACCGACAAGGAGTGGGAACGGTTCTTTAAGGGTGAAATAGCCAACCCTAACCAGAGCATTGAAGAAAAGACAGCAACCATTCAAGAGGACTACATAAAAAATCTCACACGGGATGATGGCTCCACAAAGAACATCTACCTACTCCGTAAAGACAACGTGCATGACAACACGTTACAGGTCATAAATCAGTACGCGACCGAGGATGGTGCGCGCGCGAATCGCTATGACGTGACCATCCTCGTGAACGGCTTGCCGTTAGTCCACATTGAACTCAAACGTCGTGGGGTGGCTATTCAAGAAGCATTCAACCAAATTAATCGCTATCAGCGCGAGAGCTTCTGGGCGGCTTCGGGGCTTTATGAATACATCCAGCTTTTTGTTATCTCGAATGGCACGCATACGAAGTATTACAGCAATACGACTCGCTGGCAGCATATCAAGGAAGCAAACGAAGGCGCAGCAAAGCGTGGTAAGCGTTCGAGCAGCAGCTTTGAGTTTACCAGTTGGTGGGCAGATGCGACCAACAAGCCGATTGCTGACCTCATGGACTTTGCTAAGACGTTTTTTGCCAAGCATACGCTCCTCAATGTCCTCACACGCTATTGCGTGTTCACGACCGACCACCAACTGCTGGTTATGCGCCCGTATCAAATAGTGGCTACAGAGCGCATTTTGAACCGCATCGAGGTAAGTACCAACTATAAAAAGCTAGGCACGGTAGAGGCAGGTGGATACATCTGGCATACCACTGGATCGGGTAAAACGCTCACCAGCTTCAAGGCAGCACAACTTGCCAGCAAATTGTCGTACATCGACAAGGTCCTTTTCATCGTAGACCGCAAGGATCTCGACTATCAGACAATGCGTGAGTATGACAAGTTTGAGAAAGGAGCGGCGAACAGCAACACCTCGACATCAATATTGAAAAAGCAGCTTGAAGACTCTAAGGCTCGCATCATCGTTACCACCATCCAAAAGCTCGACCGCTTCATAGCGCGCAACAGCGGACACACCATATTTGATGGGCATGTAGCGCTTATTTTTGATGAGTGTCATCGTTCGCAGTTCGGCGACATGCATGCCGCTATCACCAAGGCATTTAATAACTACCACCTATTTGGCTTCACGGGTACGCCAATATTTGCCGCAAACGCCTCGTCTGGTGGTCGTCCAGACCTAAAGACCACCGAGCAGGCATTCGGCACCAAGCTCCATACGTATACGATTGTGGACGCGATTGCGGACAAGAACGTGTTGCCCTTCAAGGTTGATTACGTCTCCACAATCCGCGAAGCGGAAGACATCGAGGACAAGCAAGTGAGCGGTATAGATCGTGAGGCAGCTCTCGCTTCGCCTGAACGACTCGAGAATATCGTGCGTTATATACGCGAACACTTCGACCAAAAGACAAAGCGCAATAGCTTTTACAAGCTGAAAGACAGACGCCTTGCCGGTTTCAATTCAATATTCGCGGTGTCTTCCATTGATGTCGCAAAGAAGTATTATGCCGAGTTCAAAAAACAGCTCGCGGACGTTCCCAGTGACAAAAAATTGAAGGTCGCCACAATCTTCAGTTTTGGCGTCAACGACGAGGATGCCGACGGGATGGTTGATGAAAACTCGGAAGACACTAGCGGACTTGATGCTAGTTCGCGTGAGTTCTTAGAGAGTGCTATCGCCGACTACAATGCGATGTTCGGCACATCGTACGATACTTCGTCAGATAAGTTCCAAAACTACTATAAAGACGTGAGTGAGCGCGTAAAGAGTCGCGAGATTGATATTCTCATTGTGGTCAATATGTTTCTGACCGGTTTTGATGCCACCACACTCAACACGCTGTGGGTGGACAAGAATCTCCGACTCCACGGGCTACTGCAGGCATATTCCCGTACGAATCGCATCCTTAACAGCGTGAAGACCTTCGGCAATATCGTCTGCTTCCGCAATTTAGAGAAAGCTACCAACGAAGCAATCGCTCTTTTCGGAGACAAGGAAGCGAGCGGCATCGTGCTTCTCAAAGCATACGAGGACTACTACAACGGCTACACGGAACGTAACAAGGAGGTGCGGGGCTACAAGAGCTTGGTAGACGAACTTCTGGAAAAGTTTCCTGTGGGCGAGCGCATTATGGGTGAACAGAGCCAAAAGGACTTCATAAAGCTGTACGGCGCTGTATTGCGGTTGCGCAATATCTTGGTGACCTTCGACCAGTTCACGGGAAACGAAATACTTTCTGCGCGAGATCTGCAGGACTACCACAGCATGTACATTGATCTGTACAACGAGTTCCGTACCAGCATCGACAAGGAGAAAGAGAACATCAACGACGATCTGGTGTTTGAGATGGAGCTCATTAAGCAGATCGAGATCAATATCGATTACATCCTTGCCCTCATCAAGAAGTACCACGAAGACCATACTAAGAACAAAGAGCTCTTGATTGACATCAACAAGGCAATCGATTCGAGCGTTGAATTGCGCAACAAGAAAGACCTCATCAACAAATTCATTTCATCGCTCGATGCGAATTCGGTCGTGGACGAGGATTGGCAGAAGTATGTGGAGGAAAAGAAAGTGGAAGAATTGGACCAAATCATCAAGGATGAAAATCTGGATCCTGATGCCACCTATAATTTCGTTCAAAATGCCTTTCGCGACGGCGCAGTCGCCATAACGGGGACAGCACTCACAAAGGTGCTGCCACCAGTTTCTCGCTTCTCCCCAAGTGGAGAGCGCTCGCGGAAACGTGATAGTGTCTTGAATAAATTGACGAGCTTCTTCGAGAGATTCATTGGCATTTCTGAAGGTTCAATACTTCGACGTTAA
- a CDS encoding restriction endonuclease subunit S — protein MTKHQSQIEKLIAEKCSKGVEFRELGVITKSIKTGLNPRQNFRLNTPDATNFYVTVKEITSGKVQFSDKTDKINDEAVRIIQNRSDLELNDVLFSGIGTIGKVALADIPTNNWNCSESVFIIKPKQETILPRYLMYILGSDIAKDQYQSQSVGSTLKGVRMATLASIKIPVPPLEIQQEIASILDAFTELEAELEAELEARGKQYEHYRSELLTFNESERVRWTTLDRISINLDSKRKPVTRSARTAGNVPYYGASGIVDYVSDYIFEGDYLLVSEDGANLLARTTPIAFSISGKTWVNNHAHVLKFESYAMRRLIEIYLNSIDLRSYVSGGAQPKLNKTNLNKIPVPVPSEEEQEHIVSILDKFDALVNDKSEGLPAEISARRKQYEYYRGKLLTFPEYVS, from the coding sequence ATGACCAAACACCAGAGTCAAATTGAAAAGTTGATTGCTGAAAAATGCTCGAAAGGTGTGGAGTTTAGGGAGTTGGGAGTTATCACAAAATCAATTAAGACAGGATTGAATCCGCGCCAGAATTTCAGATTGAATACGCCCGACGCAACCAATTTTTATGTAACGGTCAAGGAGATTACTTCTGGTAAGGTTCAGTTCAGTGACAAGACAGATAAGATTAATGATGAAGCTGTAAGAATAATTCAGAACCGCTCTGACTTGGAATTGAACGACGTGCTGTTTTCTGGTATTGGAACTATTGGAAAAGTTGCATTGGCAGATATTCCGACAAACAACTGGAATTGCAGTGAAAGTGTCTTCATCATAAAACCCAAGCAAGAAACAATATTGCCAAGGTATTTGATGTATATCCTTGGTTCAGACATCGCAAAGGACCAGTATCAAAGTCAATCGGTCGGCAGTACGCTTAAAGGAGTACGAATGGCAACATTGGCATCAATCAAAATTCCCGTTCCGCCACTTGAAATCCAGCAGGAGATTGCAAGCATCCTCGATGCTTTTACAGAGTTAGAAGCAGAGTTAGAAGCAGAGTTAGAAGCGAGAGGGAAGCAATACGAGCATTATCGTTCTGAGCTCTTGACGTTTAACGAGAGTGAGAGAGTAAGATGGACGACGCTCGATAGAATTTCCATCAACTTAGACTCAAAGCGTAAACCAGTCACGCGATCAGCACGGACGGCTGGAAACGTTCCTTACTATGGGGCGTCCGGCATTGTTGACTATGTTAGCGACTACATATTTGAGGGTGACTACTTACTTGTTTCAGAAGATGGAGCCAATCTTCTTGCAAGAACGACGCCAATCGCTTTTTCGATTTCAGGAAAGACCTGGGTCAATAACCACGCTCATGTTCTTAAGTTTGAGAGTTATGCAATGCGACGTCTGATTGAGATCTATTTGAATTCTATCGATTTACGATCTTATGTCAGCGGAGGAGCACAACCAAAGCTCAACAAAACAAACCTCAACAAGATACCCGTACCAGTTCCGTCAGAGGAAGAGCAAGAACATATTGTGTCAATTCTGGACAAGTTTGATGCGCTTGTGAATGACAAATCCGAAGGTCTCCCGGCGGAAATCTCGGCACGGCGCAAACAGTACGAATACTATCGAGGCAAGCTCTTAACCTTCCCCGAATATGTCAGTTAA
- a CDS encoding type I restriction-modification system subunit M: MVNKQGSAVTKDQERSELHRAIWQIANDLRGSVDGWDFKQYVLGMLFYRFISENLESYINEEEQRAGKKDFDYASLSDKQAEFGRADTVKEKGFYILPSELFVNVTKNARNDANLNETLERVFNNIESSAKGADSEDDLKGLFDDLDVNSGKLGNTVERRNQKLAKLLEAIGGLRFGDYADNSIDAFGDAYEFLMTMYASNAGKSGGEFFTPQEVSELLAEITTVGKKEVNKVYDPACGSGSLLLKFAKVLSKDKVRQGFFGQEINLTTFNLCRINMFLHDINYEKFNIAHGDTLTDPKHWDDEPFEAIVSNPPYSIRWEGDANPILINDPRFSPAGVLAPKSKADLAFTMHMLSWLATNGTAAIVEFPGVLYRGGAEQKIRKYLIDNNYIDSVIQLPPDLFFGTTIATCVIVLKKSKKDNKTFFIDASTEFVRSGNKNKLSETNRKKILDAFIDREDVEHFAALVNNNDIAENDYNISVSSYVDGKDTREVVDIKELNESIANIVARQNELRNAIDAIVADIEGKK; the protein is encoded by the coding sequence ATGGTGAACAAACAAGGTTCAGCAGTCACGAAAGACCAAGAGCGGTCAGAATTGCATCGTGCCATTTGGCAGATTGCCAACGATCTTCGTGGCAGTGTGGACGGGTGGGATTTTAAGCAGTACGTGCTTGGAATGCTCTTCTATCGCTTCATTAGCGAGAACCTCGAGAGCTACATCAATGAAGAGGAGCAGCGTGCTGGAAAAAAGGATTTTGATTACGCATCACTTTCAGATAAACAAGCTGAATTTGGTCGCGCCGATACGGTAAAAGAGAAAGGTTTTTACATACTGCCAAGCGAGCTGTTCGTAAACGTCACAAAAAACGCTCGGAATGACGCGAACCTCAACGAAACACTTGAGCGCGTCTTCAACAACATAGAGAGCTCCGCGAAGGGCGCAGATAGCGAGGATGACCTCAAGGGACTTTTCGACGACCTCGACGTTAACTCCGGCAAGCTGGGCAACACCGTAGAAAGACGCAATCAGAAGCTCGCAAAGCTCCTTGAGGCAATAGGGGGTTTGCGCTTTGGCGACTATGCCGACAACTCAATAGATGCTTTCGGCGATGCATACGAGTTCCTCATGACCATGTACGCCTCCAACGCCGGTAAGTCCGGCGGCGAGTTCTTTACGCCACAGGAAGTAAGCGAGCTACTGGCAGAGATAACTACGGTAGGCAAAAAGGAAGTCAATAAAGTGTATGACCCTGCGTGCGGCTCCGGTTCGCTGTTGCTCAAATTCGCCAAGGTACTGAGTAAAGACAAAGTACGTCAGGGGTTTTTCGGACAGGAAATCAATCTCACCACGTTCAATCTATGCCGCATCAACATGTTCTTGCACGATATCAACTACGAGAAGTTCAATATCGCGCATGGTGATACTCTCACAGACCCTAAGCACTGGGACGATGAGCCATTTGAGGCCATCGTATCGAACCCTCCCTACTCAATCCGATGGGAGGGTGACGCTAATCCCATTCTCATCAACGACCCCCGTTTCTCTCCGGCAGGTGTACTCGCGCCTAAGAGCAAAGCGGATCTCGCATTCACAATGCACATGCTCTCGTGGCTTGCGACGAACGGCACGGCAGCCATCGTCGAGTTCCCTGGCGTGCTCTATCGCGGTGGTGCAGAGCAGAAGATCCGCAAGTATCTCATAGACAACAACTACATCGACTCTGTAATCCAGCTGCCGCCGGATCTCTTCTTCGGCACAACTATTGCGACCTGCGTAATTGTTCTGAAAAAGAGTAAGAAAGACAATAAGACGTTTTTCATTGACGCATCGACCGAGTTCGTTCGCAGTGGCAATAAGAACAAACTCAGCGAAACAAATCGCAAAAAGATCCTCGATGCCTTTATTGACCGAGAAGACGTTGAGCACTTTGCCGCGCTGGTGAACAACAATGATATTGCGGAGAACGACTACAATATCTCGGTCTCAAGCTATGTGGACGGAAAAGACACTCGTGAGGTAGTTGATATCAAGGAGCTGAACGAGAGTATTGCGAACATTGTCGCTCGCCAAAACGAACTCCGTAACGCTATCGACGCTATCGTTGCTGATATTGAAGGTAAAAAATAA
- a CDS encoding NYN domain-containing protein, which produces MANYAFIDSQNLNLAVQGLGWKIDWLRFRRYLKDKYKVEKAYLFIGFVEKHADLYKSLQEKGYILIFKPTLRYKDGTTKGNCDAELVLQAMIDRDEYSKAVIVTGDGDFYCLVDYLVKQQKFEKLLIPNQAKYSALLKKFDSGYLAFVSDLRKKLEYTKRG; this is translated from the coding sequence ATGGCGAATTACGCCTTTATCGACAGTCAGAACCTCAATCTTGCCGTCCAGGGTCTTGGGTGGAAGATTGATTGGTTGAGGTTCCGACGGTATTTGAAGGACAAATATAAGGTCGAAAAGGCATATCTTTTCATCGGTTTTGTCGAGAAACATGCCGACTTGTATAAATCGCTACAAGAGAAGGGCTATATTCTCATTTTCAAACCCACATTACGTTATAAGGACGGGACTACAAAGGGTAATTGTGACGCAGAGCTTGTGCTACAGGCAATGATCGATCGTGATGAGTATTCTAAAGCGGTCATCGTCACTGGCGACGGGGATTTTTATTGTCTTGTCGACTACCTGGTCAAGCAGCAGAAGTTTGAGAAATTACTTATCCCGAACCAAGCAAAATATTCTGCTTTGCTTAAGAAGTTCGATTCGGGTTATCTGGCCTTTGTGTCAGATTTGCGTAAGAAACTCGAATATACCAAGCGGGGCTGA
- a CDS encoding SRPBCC domain-containing protein, whose product MAQLTVEAIVNNEREKVWEAYTNPKFITKWAHADDTWHAPRAENDLKEGGKFLTRMEAKDGSEGFDFTGVYDEVVAPERIAYTMSDGRKALVVFEELGNSTHVRVSFDPESENPHEFQIGGWQAILNNFKTLAESL is encoded by the coding sequence ATGGCGCAGCTTACGGTAGAAGCGATCGTGAATAACGAGCGCGAGAAGGTGTGGGAGGCCTACACGAATCCGAAGTTCATCACGAAGTGGGCGCATGCTGACGATACCTGGCACGCGCCGCGCGCCGAGAATGATCTTAAAGAAGGAGGGAAGTTCCTCACCCGCATGGAAGCCAAGGATGGCTCCGAGGGCTTTGATTTCACCGGTGTGTATGACGAAGTTGTTGCGCCGGAGCGCATCGCGTACACCATGAGCGACGGCCGCAAAGCGCTGGTCGTGTTTGAAGAGCTCGGCAATAGCACCCATGTCCGCGTTTCCTTTGATCCGGAGAGCGAGAATCCGCACGAATTCCAGATCGGTGGCTGGCAGGCGATTTTAAATAACTTCAAGACGCTCGCTGAAAGTTTGTAA
- a CDS encoding helix-turn-helix transcriptional regulator — MTTKAPMKKRADDCSTSRSDCPTTKVAEILSDTWTMLIMRSLTEGPKRFSELEKWLNGISSRTLTLKLDTLKKRGLIAKSDEGVYEATEKGAGLRIIEKAMIEYAKQYL; from the coding sequence ATGACGACGAAAGCCCCGATGAAAAAGCGCGCCGACGATTGCAGCACCTCGCGCAGCGATTGTCCCACGACGAAAGTCGCCGAGATCCTCTCGGATACCTGGACGATGCTCATCATGCGCTCTCTCACGGAGGGTCCGAAGCGCTTTTCCGAGCTTGAAAAGTGGCTCAACGGCATCTCCTCGCGCACGCTGACCCTCAAATTAGACACGCTCAAGAAACGCGGGCTTATCGCGAAGTCAGACGAAGGGGTGTATGAAGCCACCGAAAAAGGCGCAGGGTTGCGCATCATCGAGAAGGCGATGATCGAATACGCGAAGCAGTATCTCTAA
- a CDS encoding lactate utilization protein, with product MDYATLASEATITKTAENITPRNFIPHVVADRAAALTLIKELIPQGASVQTGTSRTLEEIGFIDYLKDGEHGWDNLKGTVANEKDPATQTRLRKEATMSDFYLGSAHALTEDGEIYIASNTGSQLPNVVFNSPNVILVIGAQKIVPDRAHAFDRIEKHVVPLEDERMMQAMNAHTQWSKTFVFSKEPAFNQRQIHVVIVKEKLGF from the coding sequence ATGGATTATGCAACGCTCGCCTCTGAGGCAACTATCACGAAGACGGCTGAGAACATCACGCCGCGAAATTTCATCCCTCATGTCGTCGCCGATCGCGCGGCAGCACTTACCCTCATCAAGGAACTGATCCCTCAGGGTGCATCGGTGCAGACCGGCACCTCGCGCACGCTCGAGGAGATCGGCTTCATCGATTATTTGAAAGACGGTGAACATGGATGGGACAATCTCAAGGGTACAGTCGCCAACGAGAAGGACCCTGCTACGCAGACAAGGCTTCGCAAGGAAGCGACGATGAGCGATTTCTACCTCGGCAGCGCACACGCACTCACGGAAGACGGCGAGATCTACATCGCCTCGAATACCGGCAGCCAGCTGCCGAATGTGGTCTTCAACTCCCCGAACGTCATTCTGGTGATTGGCGCACAAAAGATTGTCCCCGACAGGGCGCATGCCTTTGACCGCATCGAGAAACACGTCGTCCCGCTTGAAGACGAGCGCATGATGCAGGCGATGAACGCCCATACCCAGTGGTCCAAGACCTTCGTCTTCAGCAAGGAGCCGGCCTTCAACCAGCGCCAGATCCACGTCGTGATCGTGAAGGAAAAGCTAGGGTTCTAG
- a CDS encoding sigma-70 family RNA polymerase sigma factor, which translates to MDQTPLTDEEIAIRVQRGDIDAFGELVDRYEKKLHRYGTKFIARADDITDVVQDVFISVYRSIQGFDASLRFSPWIYRIAHNAFANHLRKNQHGPVDIDFDTFLAHHVVDESAETERELKEIRAMIDTGLEKLSPKYREVLVLHYYEELSYKDMADVLQIPMGTVGIRMRRAKEALREALREPLRDII; encoded by the coding sequence GTGGACCAGACACCCCTCACCGACGAAGAGATAGCGATCCGCGTGCAGCGCGGGGATATCGACGCGTTCGGCGAGTTGGTCGACCGCTACGAGAAGAAATTGCACCGTTATGGCACCAAATTCATCGCACGCGCCGACGACATCACCGACGTCGTCCAAGATGTCTTCATCAGTGTCTACCGCAGTATCCAGGGCTTCGATGCGTCACTACGATTCTCTCCGTGGATATATCGCATCGCACACAATGCATTTGCTAATCATCTGCGAAAGAATCAGCATGGCCCAGTTGATATCGATTTCGATACATTTCTTGCACATCACGTGGTCGACGAATCGGCGGAGACGGAACGCGAATTGAAGGAAATACGCGCTATGATTGATACCGGACTGGAGAAGTTGAGCCCGAAGTACCGCGAGGTATTGGTGCTGCATTACTACGAAGAGCTGTCCTACAAGGACATGGCGGATGTGCTGCAGATCCCGATGGGAACGGTGGGAATCCGCATGCGCCGCGCGAAGGAGGCATTGCGGGAGGCATTACGAGAACCGCTACGAGACATCATATGA
- a CDS encoding DUF4189 domain-containing protein codes for MHRLFLLALIVSTLSVTPAQSVNLHRKHGPGWDCSYITTGTPYKEACLACEAQGKQFDQRGDGGICVGGGTPNFPSPRDADYGKRESPRQPQYSSPQRQTTKKRLWGAIAGSVDRQTNGGVRYSIASSLNYNSESEASAAALQGCRSKGGKNCEVSTFNNGCAYIAGGTSNTGAGYGGSSTRAAAISKCQSQGLSCSDVVGGCVNQ; via the coding sequence ATGCATCGGCTGTTCCTGCTGGCGCTTATCGTCAGCACACTTTCAGTAACCCCTGCGCAGAGTGTGAATCTTCACCGCAAGCATGGTCCGGGTTGGGATTGTTCCTACATCACGACGGGAACACCCTACAAGGAAGCATGCCTCGCGTGCGAAGCACAGGGCAAGCAATTCGACCAACGAGGAGATGGCGGCATCTGCGTCGGCGGAGGTACTCCGAATTTCCCATCGCCCCGCGATGCGGATTACGGAAAGCGGGAGAGTCCCCGCCAACCGCAGTACTCGAGTCCGCAACGGCAAACCACGAAAAAAAGACTCTGGGGTGCGATAGCGGGATCAGTCGATCGCCAAACAAACGGCGGCGTCAGATACTCGATTGCTTCCTCGTTAAACTACAACTCGGAATCTGAAGCTTCTGCAGCAGCACTACAAGGCTGCCGGAGCAAAGGCGGCAAGAACTGCGAAGTCTCTACGTTCAACAACGGTTGCGCGTACATCGCCGGCGGCACTTCCAATACGGGTGCCGGGTATGGTGGTTCCAGCACTCGTGCAGCAGCAATATCCAAGTGCCAAAGCCAAGGACTTTCGTGCAGCGATGTAGTCGGTGGCTGTGTAAACCAGTGA
- a CDS encoding RNA pseudouridine synthase, translated as MEPRIIEENELLIALDKPAGLIVHSDGRTDEPTLVDWLLERWPQLKDVGEPWLSPQGESIPRPGIVHRLDRTTSGVMIVAKTEEAWEYLRAEFRARRVEKKYLALVHGKLEGEGRISAEIDKGGNPKKWFAKECPPDSKRAAITDWKSLEVRDGMTLIEAMPRTGRTHQLRVHFAHIGHPIVGDSIYGAGMPTHGFDRVMLHAHSIALTLPSGVRLMFEAPPPAVFG; from the coding sequence ATGGAACCGCGCATCATCGAGGAGAATGAATTGCTGATCGCGCTGGATAAACCGGCGGGCCTGATCGTTCATTCCGATGGGCGCACCGACGAGCCGACGCTCGTCGATTGGTTGCTTGAACGATGGCCGCAGCTCAAAGACGTGGGCGAGCCGTGGCTCTCGCCGCAGGGCGAATCGATCCCGCGGCCGGGAATTGTACATCGATTGGATCGGACTACTTCGGGGGTTATGATCGTTGCGAAGACAGAGGAGGCGTGGGAATACCTGCGGGCTGAATTCAGGGCGCGCAGGGTCGAGAAGAAGTATCTCGCGCTGGTGCACGGAAAACTCGAGGGCGAGGGACGCATCAGTGCAGAGATAGATAAAGGAGGGAATCCTAAAAAGTGGTTTGCGAAGGAGTGCCCGCCTGATTCGAAGCGAGCGGCGATTACGGATTGGAAATCACTTGAAGTGCGTGACGGCATGACGCTCATCGAAGCCATGCCGCGTACCGGACGCACGCATCAGCTGCGTGTGCACTTCGCGCACATCGGCCACCCGATCGTGGGAGACAGTATCTACGGCGCCGGAATGCCGACGCATGGATTCGATCGCGTCATGCTGCATGCGCATTCGATTGCACTCACGTTGCCATCCGGGGTGCGCCTGATGTTCGAAGCGCCGCCGCCCGCAGTGTTTGGATAA